The stretch of DNA ACAAGTTGCGATCAACGAAACTGGAAACCCGTTGACCACTGAACTAGTGAATCTGATTAATCCAGTAGCCGCTCGCCAGATGCTGATGATAGGGATAACGACCACCAGTTTTCTCTTTCCATTTTTTTGGATGTTACCCGGCATGAGTGTAACGCTTATCGACAAGAAAGAAAAAATCGATACCTATCGAAAATGGCTATCGGATGTCGTAAATGGAAATGAACAAACGCAAGTCACGAATCGAGAAGTCCCGTCAGCGCCGTTTGTATTGCATCGGGTGTCGTTCCTGCCCGGTGATCCGTTAATTAGTACACTCCCCTATGGATATGATTTCGCGATTCTCTCTTCGGTTGTACAACAACATTTCTTTCACCAGAATGTCGAACTGCTACGAAAAATCTTCCATGCTTTGTTACCCGGAGGGAGAGTTGTTGTCCGCGAGGTTCTCTGTGCACCAGAGAGCAATAGTCACTATTCCAACGCAGTTTACTCAGTGAATTCATTAGTGGAAACTCGTGGCAAACCACCTTATAACTTCGAGGAAGTAAAAACTGCGTTAGAGCAAGCAGGTTTTATCGGTGTCCGGCTGCTCAACCCTGAAACTTGGATGGACGGAGTAATCGAAGCATATAAGCCACTCAGCGCACAATTGTAGGAAATCTTAGCGTTGGGGCCAAACACGATAGAAAATGTTCAGTAATTGTTAGAACAGTGGAAGGTGTTAGCAGAAAGAAGGAGGAATACCGTGTCGAAGAGAAAATACATCTATGTACTACTATCGGTGTTCACAATATTTCTGCCTGCAATATTGCATGCAGAGCCTTATGAGGGATTCACGCTATTTGGTTCAAATAACTCGCGTAACAATTATTTAGTGGATATGAGCAATACCGTTGTCCACAGTTGGGCGTCTACAGTATCGGGCAATTACTCTTACTACTTGTTAGAAGATGGGAGCCTGCTGCGTACAGCGATGTCAGGCAACTCCTTCAACGGCGGCGGTGCGCAGGGTGCTGTCGAGAAACTTGATTGGGACGGGGTACGAACGTGGTTCTATACATACAGCAATACCTCACACCGGTCGCATCATGACATCGAACCAATGCCCAACGGTAATGTGTTGATGATTGCTTGGGAGTTGAAATCATCTTCCCAGGCTGTTGCCGCTGGGTTAAGCCGCAGTGCTGCCATTTGGCCGGACCACATCATCGAAGTGCAACCGACAGGTGCTACTACCGGAGATATCGTATGGGAATGGCATGCATGGGATCATTTAGTGCAGGACTATAACGCTTCCCGTTCAAATTATGGAGTAGTGAATGACCACCCCGAACTGCTTGATATCAACACCTATACTGGAACTGGTGGTGGCGGCGGTGATTGGATGCATGTCAATGCAGTAAGCTATAATCCTGATCTCGATCAAATAGTTTTTTCATCCCACAACTTGAATGAGATTTACATCATTGACCATAGCACAACCACAGCGGAAGCAGCATCGCACTCAGGTGGCAGGTGGGGAAAAGGTGGAGATTTTCTGTACCGCTGGGGTAACCCTGCGAATTATGATGAAACAGGCACCCGGGTTTTCGATGTCGTTCACTGTGCTTGGTGGGTCCCTGCCGGACTTCCCGGAGCAGGGCATCTCCTTGCCTTCAATAATCGTCAAACCGCCCGCGCATCAATGATTGTCGAGTTGGTGCTGCCGGTTGACAGTCTTGGATACTATTTGCGGGATTCAAGCACTGCTTACGGACCTGCATCACCAGTATGGAGTTACTCGGGGACGGGCTTTTACTCCCAGCATTTGGGGGGAAACCAACGACTCCCAAACGGTAACACAATCATTTCCGAGTCAACCAGTGGTTTTTTGTTTGAAGTCGATTCGACCGGACAAACAGTTTGGAGTTACAATCGCGGTGGGGAGATCGTCCGGGTACTTCGTTACGGCATGTCCGATTCTGCGGTTTCCCGGCTAGTGCCGAGCTCCGCTAAAGAAACGACAAGCATTCCAGTGAGCGTTGCGCTCACTCAGAATTATCCGAACCCGTTCAATGCTTCGACCAAACTCGGTGTCAACTTGAACGCGACTACAAGAGTGAAGCTGGCAATCTACAATACCCTCGGTGAACAAGTCGCATTGGTTGTGAATGGCAAACTGGTTGCAGGTGAGCATGAATTTGAGTGGCGAGCGGTTGACCGGAACGGCAGATTGTTACAATCAGGGGTGTATCTCTCCGTATTGGAAGCTGGGAGCTATAAACAAACCAAAAAAATGGTTCTCGTGAAGTAGCGACTTACTCTGACATCGCAATCGGTTTGTTTTTTCACGCAATCAGAACACCAACCACGAGGTAAACAATGGAAATCTTCCGCAATCTACTGATTATTGTTGCCGTTGCAACAATTCTTGTTTCAAGCTCCTGTAGCGACTCCAGTTCATCGAATCCATCAACGCCAAATGGCTTTGCTCCTGTTGGAATGAAATTGATATCGGCAAGTGGCCAGACTTTTTCGATGGGGGAGAATGATGGTCTCGAAAATGAAACACCTGTTCACACTGTCGGTTTTTCACACAATTATTGGATGGACTCTACCGAAGTTACCCAAGCTGATTATGACGATGTAATGAGAGCGTATTACTCCAGTTACTCCTCGCCCGACTGGCACACACCGTATGGCCTCGGTGATCGCTACCCTGCCTATAATGTCTTTTGGGGTGATGCTGCTTTGTATTGTAATGCCCGCAGCCGTCGTGATGGTCTCGATACCGTCTACACCTATTCACGGATTATCGGTACTCCGGGGAATCTCTGTGAATTGGAAAATCCCGTCATCGATTATTCCAAATCCGGTTATCGATTGCCTACCGAAGCGGAGTGGGAATATGCCTGTCGTGGCGGAACTACCACCGATTTCTATTGGAACAAAAATTGGAATCCATACCCGTCGACTCATGCCGACACATTGGAAGTAAACAACTATGCTGTCTGGTACGGTAACTCCTTCCAGTTTGGTTCCGACTCTGCGGCGTACGGAGCGCAAATCGTTGGGTCCAAACTTCCCAACCGTTTCGGTTTGTTCGACATGTCTGGTAATCTCTATGAATGGTGTAACGATTGGTATGGTAACTACAGCAGCTCGACAGTATCCGATCCAACCGGACCCGCGAGCGGTGATTACCGGACGATGCGAGGTGGAAGCTGGGGTAATGAATCCGACTACATCCGCGCAGGAAATCGCACGATTACCATGCCCGGTTATTCTTACTACTTCATTGGATTCCGGGTTGTCTATCCCGTGCTATAGCTCGATAGGAAAACCGAAATGCGAAGCATCGCACTGACAGCATGTTGGTTACTACTATTCGCCGCGAACGGTCTCGCGTACGGTATCGTTATCAATGAGGTAATGGCGGATAACGATACGACGGTGCTCGATCAGAACGGCGAGAATGACGACTGGGTGGAGTTATACAACCCAAGCGATACTGCGGTGTTTCTACATTCGCTCTATCTCTCCGACCGGGAGTCGAATCCGGGAAGATGGCGATTACCGGATACTACGATAGGAGCAAACAGCTACCTCATCGTATGGGCGGATGAAGACGTCACGCAAGCTGGTCTACACGCTTCCTTCAAATTATCCGCATCGGGCGAAGGAGTGTTTCTGTTCGATTCGCTCTTGTCCTTACTCGATTCAGTGAACTTTGGTGTCCAGACCACCGACATCAGTTATGGAAGATATCCCAATGGCAGCGGTGCGTTCAACTTCATGTATCCGACTTTCTCAGAGTAAAATTGCGGTGTTAATCCCGGCACGGCGGATCGCTCCGATGAGTTTTTTGTCGACACGTTGGTACATCGTTTCCGTTTGCACTTCTACATCGATCACTGGGCAGATACGCTTCGTGTTTATTACGACAATGACGAAAATAGATACCTGCCGGCACAACTGACCTACAACGATACCTTAGTATTAGATAGTATCGGCGTACGCTATAAAGGTAACTCGTCCTACACGATGTCGAGCAATACGCCGAAGAAACCGTTTGAATTCAAATTCAACGAATTCAAGGATAGCCAGTCGCTCTTCGGATTGCACCGCTTGAATGTGCATAACGGCATGAGTGATCCATCCTTTATGCGCGAAGCCATCGCCTATGGAATTGCCCGCAGATATATGCCTGCGTCGCGTACGACCTATGCCGACGTCTACATCGACAACGAATTGATCGGATTCTACTCCATCATCGAACAGATGGATAAAATATTCCTTGCCCGCCATTTTTTGAGTAATGGCTTCAATCTGTATAAAGCCGGTAACGACGGTGCTCCGCTTGCATATCGGGGCACTGTACAATCGTTGTACGAGTCTGAGTACGAGCTGAAAACCAATGAGACCGAGAACGATTGGTCGCGGTTTATCGTGATGCTCGATATGTTGAATAACGCATCCGACGGCGAATTCGTCGAACTGGCGGGCGAATACCTCGATTTCGATAGTTGCTTACGGTTGCTCGCATTCAACATGGTTTTGTCGAATTTTGACAGCTACAGCGGATCGGGTAGAAACTACTACTTCTACGATTACGAAACGATTGGAAAATTCGTGATGATGCCGTGGGACTTAAACGAAGCGTTTGGCGTTTATACCAATAGTTGGAATGTCATTACGCAGGATATCGTCGGCATCTCGAACCTAAATTCCCGCCCACTAATGCGACGGTTACTCGAAAACGATTCGCTTCGCCAAATCTACCAGAACTATATCGCCACGATGATAATAGAGATTGCGCACGCCGATTCGGTTAGCGCTATGGTAGATCGTATGCAACCGGTGATCCAGCCTCATGTCCTTGCTGACAACAATAAACTTTACACCAATGAGAACTTCTACAATAATCTCACGAGTAATGTCAGCGTCGATATCGGTCGGGTGATTCCTGGACTCAAGAATTTTTCGCGAAACCGTAACGCAAGTCTTGTCTTGCAATTGACAAGCGAGCGAGTGTATCCCGGTGATTGTGATAATAATGGAGTCGTCGATGCCTCCGACGTATTACCGATTGGCAGATACTTCCAAACGACCGGTTCAAGCCGTACGACAATAAATGTGAATTGGACGGCGCAACGAGCGCCTCGCTGGGAAAATGTTGCCGCAATGTTTGCCGATGCGAACGGCGATGGGACGGTCGATGAGCGCGATGTCGTTGGCATCGGTGTGAATTGGGGAAATTCCCATGGCAACATCATGCGCAGTTTTCCCATCGATCCCGGCGACGCCGAGTCGATCCAACCATACCGTTCAGATTTTCATACGCTCTATCGGTCGCTCATTGGTAACGACACAGCAGTCGTGGCAATGAAAACGTTGTTGGAAATGTTGTTCCAGTTTACTACCGAAAATCGACTACCGGAGGAGTATTCGTTATCGACGAATTATCCCAACCCTTTCAATCAATCGACCTTGTTCCGGTTGGCGCTTCCCGAACCGCATTCGGTAACGGTTTCCGTCTATAATGTGTTGGGACAATCGATTCCGGCGTTATGGGAGCGTAAACAACTTACCACCGGTTATCATACCCTGCAACTTGATGCAAGATCGCTATCGAATGGTATCTATTTCTATCGGATCGAGGCCGGACCCTATTGTGCTGCGAAAAAATTCACTGTGTTGAAGTAAGGAGCGAAACATGCGAAGTACTCTCTTTTGCAGTTTCTGTATTGTCTTGCTTCTAAGCGGTTGCAACAATAACGACGATGACAATTCGCTAACCCCGGCTGTAGCCTCTATCGGCTTCGCAACAGCGGGCAGCGCGATTGCAGTCGGTCAAGAAATTGAGATGTCGCTACAGGCGGACAATTTATCGGCGGATGTGTTTGCAGTAAGTATGCAGATTTCTTTTGATCAGGAAGTTCTTGCCTTTTCCGATTCTTCCGGTTGGGTGGCGGGTGACTTGTTCGGCTCCAATGCGCTGACCTTTGTGCGGACGGAGGAGTCAGTCATACGCCTTACCGTCACCCGCGTGCAGGGCACTCAACCGGGGAACGGATTTGGTACGCTATGCCGCTTAACCTTCAGTGGTCGGGCTGCGGGAACTAGCCCTTTGCAGATCGACCGGAATGAACTAAAGCTATTCGATTCCACCGGGGTGGAAATCGATCTCGCCGATATCGTTATCAACAACGCAGCGATGCAAGTGAACCAATGAGTCGATCGCATTCGTTAGCGTCTCTTTGCTTCACATTGGCGAAATTGCACGGTCGGTTTCGCTGAACCACCAATCCCCACTCATAACATAGTTATGAATGGTTCGGTTAGGAATACGATGCAGATAAGAAAAAATCCAATTTCACAACGTCGACTCCTTGTCGTGTTTATTCTCCTTCTGTTGTTCGTTCAATCGATTACGATTCCGTTTCGGCATACTTTCCGCGTCCCCTGTTACTTAGCACCGGTAACCGTTTGGAAATTGAAGTACGACGGCACCGGACAGGTGAACGGGGTTTGGGAAAAATCAATTCTCCATGAAGATATCCGCGCGGAAATGTTTCACTTCGACCGTCCAGATATCGTCGAGTTTCGTTTACATGACAGTATATCAGATGGCTGTAAAATTGTTAAAGGGGAGATTATCGGTTGGATCCACTCTCGCGAATCGAGCCATTTGGTGAAAATCACTGAAGCGGAATTAGGAAAAGCACGGGCGACTGAACTTGCTTTGAAAGCTGGCGAGCGCAGCGTCGACATCGAAGTCGAACGGGAAAATCTCAATGCTGCTTCCTATGCGCTCGAAGCATACGAACAGGAGTACCAGCGTGTAAAGCGGCTGCTCGACCAGAAACTGGTATCGGAGTCCGAGTTCCAGATCGCATCTGGACATTTAAAAGTACTGACAGCGACCCGTGATTTGGCGAAAGCCCGAATCCGGGCGCTCGAGTCCGGTGCGCGGAGCGAGGATGTTCGAATTGCCGAAGCGGAAGTAAAACGTCTGGAAAGGGATTTGGATCGTATCAGCGATATCCTCGGAAACGAAGAAGCAATCCATGCGCCATTTACCGGACTCCTGAGATTAGGAAGCGAACCCGATGTTTTACTCTCATTGGTTCGGGTCGACACCCTTGATGCGACGCTCATTATGCCGGCATCCTACTCTTCGTTTGTTGTTAATGGCACAGAAGTGAGATTGCAAGTGCTGTCAGATCCCGATAACTATGTCAATGCTGCGATCGAGAAAATCGAGTATCTTACCGGCGACAGTTCGGGAATGCGCGCTCATATTTATCTACCCAACAAAGAGAACCGATGGATGAATGGGATGACCGGTTACTGCGAAATGCAGACCGATCGCATCACCCTCATCCGAAGTATGAAAATGCGAATGGGTCGCTATAACTACTCATGGACATTTTGAGGACGAACGGTGTATCAAGAACGCTTCGTTCGTAAAGAGTATAAGTACTATGTCCCTTGGTACTCCATCGACGCGTTGCGCGAGCGGATTCTTCTCCACATGGATTACGACCCCTTCTGTCTGGAAATGTCGGATCGGATGTACCATGTTCGCAGCATCTATTACGATACACCGCATTATCTTTTTTACTACGAGAAACTTGCCGGAATAAAAATTCGAAAAAAACTGCGCATTCGCACTTACAACGAACTGACGGATAACTCACCAGCATTTCTGGAGATCAAACGAAAATTCGATAACTACATCTTCAAGGATCGCGTGAGGATTCCGTTAGCCGAAGCGACTAATCTGTTGGCGGGAAAATCAGTTGTTAT from bacterium encodes:
- a CDS encoding methyltransferase, translated to QVAINETGNPLTTELVNLINPVAARQMLMIGITTTSFLFPFFWMLPGMSVTLIDKKEKIDTYRKWLSDVVNGNEQTQVTNREVPSAPFVLHRVSFLPGDPLISTLPYGYDFAILSSVVQQHFFHQNVELLRKIFHALLPGGRVVVREVLCAPESNSHYSNAVYSVNSLVETRGKPPYNFEEVKTALEQAGFIGVRLLNPETWMDGVIEAYKPLSAQL
- a CDS encoding aryl-sulfate sulfotransferase, which encodes MSKRKYIYVLLSVFTIFLPAILHAEPYEGFTLFGSNNSRNNYLVDMSNTVVHSWASTVSGNYSYYLLEDGSLLRTAMSGNSFNGGGAQGAVEKLDWDGVRTWFYTYSNTSHRSHHDIEPMPNGNVLMIAWELKSSSQAVAAGLSRSAAIWPDHIIEVQPTGATTGDIVWEWHAWDHLVQDYNASRSNYGVVNDHPELLDINTYTGTGGGGGDWMHVNAVSYNPDLDQIVFSSHNLNEIYIIDHSTTTAEAASHSGGRWGKGGDFLYRWGNPANYDETGTRVFDVVHCAWWVPAGLPGAGHLLAFNNRQTARASMIVELVLPVDSLGYYLRDSSTAYGPASPVWSYSGTGFYSQHLGGNQRLPNGNTIISESTSGFLFEVDSTGQTVWSYNRGGEIVRVLRYGMSDSAVSRLVPSSAKETTSIPVSVALTQNYPNPFNASTKLGVNLNATTRVKLAIYNTLGEQVALVVNGKLVAGEHEFEWRAVDRNGRLLQSGVYLSVLEAGSYKQTKKMVLVK
- a CDS encoding formylglycine-generating enzyme family protein, which translates into the protein MEIFRNLLIIVAVATILVSSSCSDSSSSNPSTPNGFAPVGMKLISASGQTFSMGENDGLENETPVHTVGFSHNYWMDSTEVTQADYDDVMRAYYSSYSSPDWHTPYGLGDRYPAYNVFWGDAALYCNARSRRDGLDTVYTYSRIIGTPGNLCELENPVIDYSKSGYRLPTEAEWEYACRGGTTTDFYWNKNWNPYPSTHADTLEVNNYAVWYGNSFQFGSDSAAYGAQIVGSKLPNRFGLFDMSGNLYEWCNDWYGNYSSSTVSDPTGPASGDYRTMRGGSWGNESDYIRAGNRTITMPGYSYYFIGFRVVYPVL
- a CDS encoding lamin tail domain-containing protein, whose protein sequence is MRSIALTACWLLLFAANGLAYGIVINEVMADNDTTVLDQNGENDDWVELYNPSDTAVFLHSLYLSDRESNPGRWRLPDTTIGANSYLIVWADEDVTQAGLHASFKLSASGEGVFLFDSLLSLLDSVNFGVQTTDISYGRYPNGSGAFNFMYPTFSE
- a CDS encoding CotH kinase family protein, with the translated sequence MVHRFRLHFYIDHWADTLRVYYDNDENRYLPAQLTYNDTLVLDSIGVRYKGNSSYTMSSNTPKKPFEFKFNEFKDSQSLFGLHRLNVHNGMSDPSFMREAIAYGIARRYMPASRTTYADVYIDNELIGFYSIIEQMDKIFLARHFLSNGFNLYKAGNDGAPLAYRGTVQSLYESEYELKTNETENDWSRFIVMLDMLNNASDGEFVELAGEYLDFDSCLRLLAFNMVLSNFDSYSGSGRNYYFYDYETIGKFVMMPWDLNEAFGVYTNSWNVITQDIVGISNLNSRPLMRRLLENDSLRQIYQNYIATMIIEIAHADSVSAMVDRMQPVIQPHVLADNNKLYTNENFYNNLTSNVSVDIGRVIPGLKNFSRNRNASLVLQLTSERVYPGDCDNNGVVDASDVLPIGRYFQTTGSSRTTINVNWTAQRAPRWENVAAMFADANGDGTVDERDVVGIGVNWGNSHGNIMRSFPIDPGDAESIQPYRSDFHTLYRSLIGNDTAVVAMKTLLEMLFQFTTENRLPEEYSLSTNYPNPFNQSTLFRLALPEPHSVTVSVYNVLGQSIPALWERKQLTTGYHTLQLDARSLSNGIYFYRIEAGPYCAAKKFTVLK
- a CDS encoding cohesin domain-containing protein, yielding MRSTLFCSFCIVLLLSGCNNNDDDNSLTPAVASIGFATAGSAIAVGQEIEMSLQADNLSADVFAVSMQISFDQEVLAFSDSSGWVAGDLFGSNALTFVRTEESVIRLTVTRVQGTQPGNGFGTLCRLTFSGRAAGTSPLQIDRNELKLFDSTGVEIDLADIVINNAAMQVNQ